A segment of the Candidatus Schekmanbacteria bacterium genome:
CAGTGGTTATGACCTCTCTCTCTTATTATGCCGGGTATCTTGTCATTATTCAGGAGTTGACTCTTGGAAGCCTGACAGCCCTTGTACTTTATCTTGTCCAACTTTTTGGTCTTCTAAAATCGTTGGGCAGTATATATCAAGGTGTCGTCATTAAATTTGTCAATATGGAACGTTTGGCTGAAACATTTGATGCTGAAGTTGAAGTCAAAGAAAGAACTGATGCATTTGCGATAAAAAGAATCAGGGGAAATATTGAATTTAGGGATGTAGCTTTTGGCTACAAAGAAAATGAAGCTATATTGAAAGATTTGAGTTTTCAAATTGAGCCCCATGCAATAGTGGGTATAGTCGGAAAGAGTGGGGCGGGGAAAACAACTATTTTAAATTTGATTTTAAGGCTTTATGACCCATGGAAGGGAAGCATCCTGATCGACGGGATGGATTTGAGAGATTTGAAATTGAAGGATTTGAGAGAAAAGATAGGCGTTGTATTTCAGGAACCCTATCTGTTGAATGGAACAATAGCTGAAAACATCAGCTTTGGCAATCCTAAGGCAACAAAAAAAGAAATAATAGAAGCTGCTGAACTTGCAGATGCTCATGATTTCATAAAAAATTTTCCTGATGCTTATGATTCTGAAATAGGTGAAGGCGGCTGCAGTCTTTCACAAGGACAGAAACAAAGAATTGCTATAGCAAGAGCGCTCATAAAAAAACCTGACCTTCTTTTACTCGATGAAGCCACATCTTCACTCGGGTCGGATTCTGAAGCCAAGATCAAAAAGACTATTTTTGCCTTAAAAGATGAATGCACAATCATATGGGTTTCTCATCGTATATCGACAATTATGGATGCAGATACTATCTTTGTGCTCGATAATGGCAGAATTTCTTCCTGCGGTACACATAATAGGTTATTAGAGGATAGCCCTTTTTATAGAAGAATCTATAACGAGCAGTTTAAGATAACCGGGAAGCCTTATTTCGAAATTCTTCGGGACAAGAATAAAAAGGCATAAAATAGAGTAAAAGAGGTTTTAAAGTGCGTCTTAAAAGGGAAAGAGTTTCAAGAGACTATGAAATTACATTTCTGAAAAGGATAATGCATGGAAGGATTTTGCTTCCAGCGGTTGTTTTTTTGATAATGTTTACACTCATTTTTTCAATAGGTGGAATTTTTATTTTTACAAAAGTAAAGGAAAAGGCGCCTGCCATTGCCCAGTTGTCAGGCAAAGATATCAACGAATTTTCATCTTTGGCAACACCTTTTAATATGACACTTTTTTTAAATTATAAATATGAGATTCATCATGGCGATGAAATTGAAATAATAATAAAGGGCATAAATGGGAGCATTTATTTGAATGGCGAAGTGAGGAATGTCTCGTCAGGAGAAAAGTTGCCATCTGAAAGTTATAAGAATTTAAATGTTGTTGTAAGAGAATTATGGGCACCTAATAAAGAAGATGTCGTCAACACAATAAAGCAGGTAACAGGTAATGAAAAAATCAATGTAGATGTTTTTATTAGGTCAAGGCCTCTCTTTGACTTGATTATAGGAGAAAGGATTCGCAAATTGGCGGGAATCTAAGATGGATAGATTGAGCAATGAAAAGATAGTTCAAATTTTAACTGACAGAATAAGGAATGAAGGTGTGGATTTCTTCAATGAAATGGAGACATTCCTTCAAGAAGAGATGAACCTGCCAAAGAAAACTTCAAAAATTTTGAGTCAAAAGATTTTAGAAGAGTTTAAAGAAAAAGCATTTCCTCCTGTAACACGGATTGAAATGTTTATCACAGAAAATTGCCCTTTGAGGTGTGATTATTGTTTTGTTGAAGGCAAAAATGATTTTAAAAGAATGAGTAAAGAGACAGCAAGAAAGGCAGTCGATTTTCTAATTCACCAATCGGCTGAGAAAAAAGATTTGAACATTATCTTCTTTGGCGGCGAACCGCTTCTTGAGTTTGAATTGATGAAGGAAGTAATAAAATATGCAAATTGCAAGGCAGAAAGCGCAGGTAAAAGAATTACCTACGATTTAACGACAAATGGTGTCCTGATTAGAGAAGAGCATCTTGTCTTCTTTCAAAGAGAGGGCATAAAATTTCTTCTAAGCATTGATGGAGATTCTGAAACTCACAATAAGCACAGGAAAACTGCTCATGGAAAGGGAAGTTATGGTACAATTATCGATAAATTCCCAATGATGAAAAAATATCAGCCATGGATGGGTGCAAAGATGACTGTCCATCCTGATACAGCACATAAATTGCTCCATAATGTTCGCCATCTTGCTGAAATTGGATTTAATCAATTCATTATCGGTGCTGCAAGCGGTGTCGATTGGAAGGAAGATGATTGGATGACATACGAAACTCAAATGCATGAAGTTGCAAAGCTTTACCGGGAGATGCGCAGGAATAAAAAATATTTTCGTATGACCCTTTTTGAAGAGGAGGAAGATAAGTTTTTCAATAAAAGATATGTCTGGGGATGTCAGGCAGGAAGACATTCGCTTACAATTTCCACGGACGGGAGTATTTATCCTTGTTCAAAAATGTTGGGATTGAACGAACTTGAAGGAATTTGCCGTCTTGGACACATCGATACAGGAATAACAGACATAATTATGAGAGGGAAGCTCCTTGGAATGGGACGAGTGGACCGTACTAAATGCAGCAAGTGTGAATTATTGGACTGCTGTAAGGGGGGATGTTTTGCTACTAATTATCTTGAAACAAAGGATATCTTTAAACCAAGCACATTCGACTGCAAAACATCAGCGATTCAAGCCCGTGTGATAATAAACCATTTAAAGTCTGAGAAGGAAAAAAAGTGGAAATAAGTACTCGTGGAAAAGCTGTTTTGGATATTCATAAAAAGGAGAAACTTTATTCTTCATCTATATCCTTCTTTAAAGACAAGGTAATACTCTACAGCAATTACAAAGATTTTGTAGATGAGTTTAACAATTCGTTCCGATATATGGTGGAAGGTGAGAGGAATAGCAAAGGCGCCAAGAGCTTTTATCTTTACCGAGAAGAAGACAAATCTTTCAATCTTGTCCTTCCTTCATTTCAAAATCTCCATTTTGAAGGGCGTGATATTCTCTTCCCTCTTTTCACCAGTTTAATGAATTCGTTCATACTGCCGGGCTTGAAGGATATGCTTGTTTTCCATTCTGCTGCAGTTTCTATAAATGATGAAGGGATAATTATTCCCGGGGAAGAGTCAACAGGAAAGACAACATTAACAGCAGCACTTCTTGAAGAAGGGTTTACTTATTTTTCAGATGAATATGCAGGATTTGATTCCAATTCTCTTAAACTCATCTCTTATCCGAAGTCTCTTTTTATGAGAGATGACTCTATAAAGCTTTTTAAAGAGAAAGAAGAGCTGATTAGAAGTTCTCCTTTATATACATATCGAAATGAGTATCGATGGGTTGTCGATCCTATGAAGGTTTTTGGAATGGATATCGGGAAAGAGGTTGAAGTAAAGTTCATTCTTTTTTTAGTT
Coding sequences within it:
- a CDS encoding ABC transporter ATP-binding protein is translated as NKGVGIQKVKRLKLFLRFNKYLLPYWDKEAVILICTLFATLFSLISPYLTKITIDYAYTNRDFFLFNMLVLSGALIFIFSGLLNGIKNYVSIYVKQLLTFDIRSDYYRHLHKLSIRFFQSRSTGEQMYRIGGDINNVASMATETIPTILTTCVRLVFLFVITFTLSWKLTLIALLITPLFYLHSHYFGEKLRERNKEMTEKGQDILSSLQDVFSNIRLIKVFGKERSEIKRYLTDQIDMIRLSLKNYKMGVASGSTLSIMNTVVMTSLSYYAGYLVIIQELTLGSLTALVLYLVQLFGLLKSLGSIYQGVVIKFVNMERLAETFDAEVEVKERTDAFAIKRIRGNIEFRDVAFGYKENEAILKDLSFQIEPHAIVGIVGKSGAGKTTILNLILRLYDPWKGSILIDGMDLRDLKLKDLREKIGVVFQEPYLLNGTIAENISFGNPKATKKEIIEAAELADAHDFIKNFPDAYDSEIGEGGCSLSQGQKQRIAIARALIKKPDLLLLDEATSSLGSDSEAKIKKTIFALKDECTIIWVSHRISTIMDADTIFVLDNGRISSCGTHNRLLEDSPFYRRIYNEQFKITGKPYFEILRDKNKKA
- a CDS encoding SPASM domain-containing protein, with the protein product MDRLSNEKIVQILTDRIRNEGVDFFNEMETFLQEEMNLPKKTSKILSQKILEEFKEKAFPPVTRIEMFITENCPLRCDYCFVEGKNDFKRMSKETARKAVDFLIHQSAEKKDLNIIFFGGEPLLEFELMKEVIKYANCKAESAGKRITYDLTTNGVLIREEHLVFFQREGIKFLLSIDGDSETHNKHRKTAHGKGSYGTIIDKFPMMKKYQPWMGAKMTVHPDTAHKLLHNVRHLAEIGFNQFIIGAASGVDWKEDDWMTYETQMHEVAKLYREMRRNKKYFRMTLFEEEEDKFFNKRYVWGCQAGRHSLTISTDGSIYPCSKMLGLNELEGICRLGHIDTGITDIIMRGKLLGMGRVDRTKCSKCELLDCCKGGCFATNYLETKDIFKPSTFDCKTSAIQARVIINHLKSEKEKKWK